In Thermoplasmata archaeon, the following are encoded in one genomic region:
- a CDS encoding GTPase: protein MFLIPTVPTSQELLDKAFRRASRATVADPERRYRLRKLSIARLESASQTIAAALGKVVRSFPSFNELHPFHRELAGLVVDLDALKKALGALEWARVKVLEIARLELGRMRVSIDPEYLERRRAAAYGRISSVVSRVSGALETAARAREKLLSLPTIFPEAPTVVLAGCPNAGKSSLVARLSSARPRIAPYPFTTKGILVGHFTHKYRTYQVIDTPGLLDRPLKKRNKMELQAILALRHLADVLVFVIDPTEQCGTPLPRQRALLEEIRREFPGIEVIEAETRSDILKTGSCLAVSGLTGEGVEALRALIVERLGAIAVRKEKEKKRSEKSETSEFSENLNYSLRHPSLDAGDEE from the coding sequence GTGTTCCTGATACCAACGGTCCCCACGTCCCAGGAGCTCCTTGACAAGGCGTTCAGGCGGGCCTCTAGGGCGACCGTGGCAGACCCCGAGAGACGGTACAGGCTCAGAAAGCTCTCGATCGCCCGCCTCGAGAGCGCCTCCCAGACGATCGCCGCAGCACTTGGCAAGGTCGTCAGATCCTTCCCCTCGTTCAACGAGCTCCACCCGTTCCACAGGGAGCTAGCGGGACTCGTCGTAGACCTTGACGCGCTGAAGAAGGCCCTCGGCGCGTTGGAGTGGGCCAGGGTGAAGGTCCTCGAAATCGCGCGCCTGGAGCTGGGGAGGATGCGCGTGTCAATCGACCCAGAATACCTCGAGCGAAGAAGGGCCGCGGCCTACGGCCGAATCAGCTCCGTGGTCTCTCGGGTCTCGGGGGCGCTGGAGACTGCAGCGCGCGCGCGGGAGAAGCTCCTCTCGCTCCCGACGATTTTCCCGGAGGCACCGACGGTCGTCCTCGCGGGCTGCCCCAACGCCGGCAAGTCCTCGCTCGTCGCGAGGCTCTCGAGCGCCAGACCGCGGATAGCGCCCTACCCATTCACGACCAAGGGAATTCTGGTCGGCCACTTCACGCACAAGTACCGGACCTATCAGGTCATTGACACGCCCGGCCTCCTCGACCGTCCCCTCAAGAAGAGGAACAAAATGGAGCTGCAGGCGATTCTAGCGCTGCGCCACCTCGCCGATGTGCTTGTCTTCGTCATCGACCCGACAGAGCAGTGCGGCACCCCCCTACCAAGGCAGAGGGCCCTACTCGAGGAGATAAGGAGGGAGTTCCCGGGGATTGAGGTCATAGAGGCCGAGACGAGGTCTGACATCCTCAAAACGGGCTCTTGCCTCGCGGTCTCGGGCCTGACGGGCGAGGGCGTGGAGGCCCTCAGGGCCCTGATTGTGGAGAGGCTGGGCGCTATTGCGGTGAGGAAAGAAAAAGAGAAAAAAAGGTCAGAAAAATCAGAAACTTCAGAATTTTCAGAAAATCTTAATTACTCCCTCCGCCATCCCTCGCTTGATGCCGGCGATGAGGAGTAG